The following DNA comes from Nocardioides panzhihuensis.
AGGTCGTACACCTTGGTGCCGACCTCGAGGCCGACGTCGATCGCGACCTGCTTTGCCGCGGCGATCACGACCGCCGCCTCGCCGCGCTCCTGCTCGGTGACCTCGTCGGCATGGGAGTTGATGGCCTCGATCAACCCGGCTGCCCGCTCGGCCAGCGCCTGGGCCGCCCACAGCTTCGAGGTCAGGTCGCCGTACGTCTCCTGGATGTAGAACTCCTCGCTCGCCGTCTCCTTGACGTCGCCGGCATAGGGCCAGGCGCGAGTGGTGTCGCGGGTGTAGGTCGCGGCGGTCGCCAGGGCGCCCTCCGCGATCCCGAGGTAGAAGTTGGTGAAGATGAGCTGGATGATCGGCACGTTGAGGGTGTTGTAGACCCGCGGGACGAACTCGTACGTCCCGTCCTGCTGCTTCACGTAGCCGGCTGCGGACTCCCAGGGGACCCGGACGCCGTTGATCTCGACGCCGCCGGACTCGGTGAGCCGCTGGCCGAGGTTGTCCCAGTCGCCGGCGAAGACGATTGCCTCCTGCTGTGTCGGGACGATCGCGAAGACGTGCTTCCCCTCGCTTCGCTCGGTTACTCCCTCGATGACGCCTTCGAGCACGGTCAGGTCGGAGATCCTGCCGCCGGTCGAGAACGACTTGCGGCCGGTGAAGACGAGCTCGTCGCCCTCGACCTCGATCACCAGATCGTCGTCGCGCGGGTTCACCGCGCCACCGAAGAAGAAGTTGTTCTCGGTGTAGAGCTCCTCGACGGCGGCGATCTGCTCCGGGGTGCCGACCAGCCGCGCCGCCCAGGCCCACAGGTAGTGATAGCCGAGCAGCTGCCCGATCGAGCCGTCGCCCGCCGCGACCGCGCGGACCACGCGCAGCGCGGTCGTCCAGTCCTGGCCGGCGCCACCGTGCTCGGCGGGGCCGAGCAGGGTGACCAGGCCGCTCTCCTTGAGCAGGTTCACCTCGTACGTCGGGACCTGGTTGGCCCGGTCGCGG
Coding sequences within:
- a CDS encoding acyl-CoA dehydrogenase family protein, yielding MTTEAVRNAAEFGAAPTTSEGWVDRAREVATRLSADAVARDRANQVPTYEVNLLKESGLVTLLGPAEHGGAGQDWTTALRVVRAVAAGDGSIGQLLGYHYLWAWAARLVGTPEQIAAVEELYTENNFFFGGAVNPRDDDLVIEVEGDELVFTGRKSFSTGGRISDLTVLEGVIEGVTERSEGKHVFAIVPTQQEAIVFAGDWDNLGQRLTESGGVEINGVRVPWESAAGYVKQQDGTYEFVPRVYNTLNVPIIQLIFTNFYLGIAEGALATAATYTRDTTRAWPYAGDVKETASEEFYIQETYGDLTSKLWAAQALAERAAGLIEAINSHADEVTEQERGEAAVVIAAAKQVAIDVGLEVGTKVYDLTGARATSNKVGLDIAWRNIRTHSLHDPVAHKRAEVGRYALLGQIPAPTWYT